Proteins encoded within one genomic window of Mya arenaria isolate MELC-2E11 chromosome 13, ASM2691426v1:
- the LOC128213818 gene encoding putative nuclease HARBI1, whose amino-acid sequence MAAPRRFRMALLEHELAQVRFQYNLVLAAILEAAETERQRARRRERRWWVREFILRRPLFGQYETLMKELEAEHAADIKAFLRMEPQMYYELLNRVGPRITKSTTHRTPLDPGLKLAITLRFLATGSRYHDLAFAFRVPHNTIALFIPEVCQAIYDVYEDEMWAIPQTEDEWRPVAEGFGDRWNFPHSCGAIDGKHVAIKKPPKSGSLYYNYKGFFSIVMLAVVDSNYKFIWVDVGSPGSCSDAGIFNRSRLEPGLREGTIGHPNRIRCLMTTGTHPTTWSETTPSPFGNTC is encoded by the exons ATGGCTGCACCGAGGAGATTTCGAATGGCACTGCTCGAACACGAACTGGCTCAAGTAAGGTTCCAGTACAACCTGGTCCTGGCGGCAATACTAGAAGCCGCCGAGACGGAGCGACAGAGGGCCCGCAGAAGAGAAAGACGCTGGTGGGTGCGAGAGTTTATCCTACGCAGACCCCTTTTCGGCCAGTACGAGACTCTCATGAAGGAACTCGAGGCCGAGCACGCTGCCGACATCAAAGCCTTCCTCCGTATGGAGCCACAGATGTACTATGAGTTGCTTAACCGAGTTGGCCCCCGCATTACCAAGAGTACAAC GCATCGAACCCCCTTGGACCCTGGACTGAAGCTGGCAATCACCTTGAGGTTTTTGGCGACCGGAAGCAGGTACCACGATCTTGCGTTTGCGTTTCGTGTCCCACACAACACCATCGCCCTTTTCATCCCCGAGGTGTGTCAGGCCATCTACGACGTATACGAGGATGAGATGTGGGCCATTCCCCAGACAGAAGATGAATGGCGCCCGGTGGCCGAGGGATTCGGAGACAGGTGGAACTTCCCCCACTCTTGTGGCGCGATCGATGGGAAGCACGTCGCAATCAAGAAGCCCCCCAAGAGTGGCTCACTCTACTACAACTATAAAGGCTTCTTTTCTATCGTCATGCTTGCGGTGGTAGACTCGAACTACAAGTTCATCTGGGTGGATGTGGGGTCACCAGGGTCGTGTTCCGATGCCGGCATCTTTAACCGGTCGCGGCTAGAGCCAGGTCTTCGTGAGGGAACGATCGGACACCCCAACCGGATTCGCTGCCTAATGACGACCGGGACACACCCTACTACATGGTCGGAGACGACGCCTTCCCCCTTCGGCAATACATGTTAA